A portion of the Candidatus Glassbacteria bacterium genome contains these proteins:
- a CDS encoding sugar phosphate isomerase/epimerase, with protein sequence MKLGVHAYVWTSEWNDSRLGLIERCGRLGLDLIEIPLMRLDLCNPDKIRRECERVGIAVCTSTVLNASTDLTSGSARVRQAGTDYLKACVEATARMGGDTFSGVIYSEIGKKSDERPGAAEWKHSAEGLKEVCRYAQEFEITVGIEPVNRYETYLVNTCEQALELIGMIGEPNAAVHLDTYHMNIEEKDFYEATRLAGERLCHYHLCENDRGVPGTGLVDWDGIFRALGEMNYSGNAALESFVDVSDNMREATCVWRDLAPSGDVLVDEGARLIRELAHKYGLA encoded by the coding sequence ATGAAACTCGGCGTGCACGCTTATGTCTGGACCTCCGAGTGGAACGACAGCCGGCTCGGACTGATCGAGCGCTGCGGCCGGCTGGGCCTGGACCTGATCGAAATCCCCCTGATGCGGCTCGATCTCTGCAACCCCGACAAGATCAGGCGCGAGTGCGAGCGGGTGGGGATCGCTGTCTGCACTTCCACCGTGCTTAACGCCTCCACCGATCTGACCAGCGGCTCGGCGCGGGTGCGACAGGCGGGCACCGATTATCTCAAAGCGTGTGTCGAGGCCACCGCGCGGATGGGCGGAGACACGTTCAGCGGGGTGATCTACTCGGAGATCGGCAAGAAAAGCGATGAACGCCCCGGGGCGGCCGAGTGGAAACACAGCGCCGAGGGCCTCAAAGAGGTCTGCCGCTACGCACAAGAGTTCGAGATTACCGTCGGAATCGAGCCGGTCAACCGCTACGAGACATACCTGGTCAACACCTGCGAGCAGGCCCTCGAGCTGATCGGGATGATCGGCGAACCGAACGCGGCGGTGCATCTGGATACCTATCACATGAATATCGAAGAGAAAGATTTCTACGAAGCCACCAGGCTGGCGGGAGAACGCTTGTGCCACTACCACCTCTGCGAGAACGACCGCGGCGTGCCCGGTACCGGGCTGGTGGACTGGGACGGTATTTTCCGCGCGCTGGGCGAGATGAACTACAGCGGCAACGCGGCGCTCGAGTCGTTCGTGGATGTGTCGGACAACATGCGCGAGGCCACCTGCGTCTGGCGCGACCTGGCGCCTTCGGGGGATGTGCTCGTGGACGAGGGCGCCCGGCTGATCCGCGAACTGGCGCATAAGTACGGGCTGGCTTAA